A stretch of the Polaribacter pacificus genome encodes the following:
- a CDS encoding START-like domain-containing protein: protein MSKIKIELEFPIHASPSMLYTYFATPSGLEEWFADKVNSRGKKITFIWDDSEEEALILANRNEDRIKYKWVESEGDETYFEFKIQVDALTKDVSLMVTDFADDEEDAEESKRLWENQIEQLKHTIGA from the coding sequence ATGAGTAAAATTAAAATCGAATTAGAGTTTCCAATTCATGCTTCACCAAGTATGTTATATACGTATTTTGCAACTCCATCAGGTTTAGAAGAGTGGTTTGCTGACAAAGTTAATTCTCGAGGAAAAAAAATCACTTTCATTTGGGATGATTCAGAAGAAGAGGCATTGATTTTGGCCAATAGAAATGAAGATAGAATTAAATACAAATGGGTAGAAAGCGAAGGCGATGAAACTTATTTTGAATTTAAAATTCAAGTAGATGCCTTAACCAAAGACGTTTCTTTAATGGTTACTGATTTTGCAGATGATGAAGAGGATGCAGAAGAATCTAAAAGGCTTTGGGAAAATCAAATAGAACAATTAAAACACACCATTGGCGCATAA
- a CDS encoding aminotransferase class I/II-fold pyridoxal phosphate-dependent enzyme yields MTKDLFERIYDDKGPLGKWAKQAEGYYVFPKLEGPISNRMGFNGKKVITWSINDYLGLANHPEVIKVDGEAASVHGMAYPMGARMMSGHTEFHEQLEQECAEFVDKEAAYLVNFGYQGMVSAIDALVTKHDVIVYDMDTHACIIDGVRLHSGKRFVYKHNDIESFEKNLQRATKMAATTGGGILVISEGVFGMRGEQGRLKEIVALKEKYNFRLLVDDAHGFGTLGEGGRGTGFEQGVQDGIDIYFATFAKSMAGIGAFFAASKEVIQYLQYNMRSQMFAKSLPMAMVKGALKRLDMLRTMPELKERLWENTNALQQGLRNAGFDLGTTQTCITPVYLKGDIPEAMAMVNDLRESYGVFCSIVVYPVIPKGLIILRLIPTATHTQTDIDETITAFSGIRSKLESGVYKRVAAAMMQ; encoded by the coding sequence ATGACAAAAGACTTATTTGAAAGAATATATGACGACAAAGGACCTCTAGGAAAATGGGCTAAGCAGGCAGAAGGGTATTATGTATTTCCAAAATTAGAAGGACCGATTTCAAATAGAATGGGTTTTAATGGTAAGAAAGTAATTACTTGGAGCATTAATGACTATTTAGGTTTAGCAAATCATCCTGAAGTTATAAAAGTTGATGGTGAAGCGGCATCTGTACACGGAATGGCTTACCCTATGGGGGCCAGGATGATGTCTGGACACACAGAATTTCATGAACAATTAGAGCAAGAATGCGCAGAGTTTGTAGATAAAGAAGCTGCTTACTTGGTGAATTTTGGTTATCAAGGAATGGTTTCGGCTATTGATGCTTTAGTAACCAAGCACGATGTGATTGTTTACGATATGGATACACACGCTTGTATTATTGATGGGGTACGTTTGCATTCTGGTAAAAGGTTTGTTTACAAACACAATGATATTGAAAGTTTCGAGAAAAATTTACAAAGAGCAACTAAGATGGCCGCAACTACAGGTGGTGGTATTTTAGTGATTTCTGAAGGTGTTTTTGGAATGAGAGGAGAGCAAGGTCGTTTAAAAGAAATTGTTGCCTTAAAAGAAAAGTATAACTTTAGATTGCTGGTAGATGATGCTCACGGTTTTGGAACTCTTGGAGAAGGAGGAAGAGGAACTGGTTTTGAGCAAGGAGTTCAAGACGGTATCGATATCTATTTTGCTACTTTTGCCAAGTCTATGGCGGGTATTGGAGCCTTTTTTGCAGCTAGTAAAGAAGTTATTCAATACTTACAATACAACATGCGTTCTCAAATGTTTGCTAAATCGTTGCCAATGGCAATGGTTAAAGGAGCTTTAAAACGTTTAGACATGTTAAGAACCATGCCAGAGTTAAAAGAAAGGTTATGGGAAAACACCAACGCTTTACAACAAGGATTGAGAAATGCTGGTTTTGATTTAGGAACCACTCAAACCTGTATTACACCTGTTTATTTAAAAGGTGATATACCAGAAGCGATGGCGATGGTAAATGATTTAAGAGAAAGCTATGGCGTTTTTTGCTCAATTGTAGTGTATCCTGTAATCCCAAAAGGCTTAATTATTTTGCGATTAATCCCAACGGCAACACATACACAAACAGATATTGATGAAACAATCACTGCATTTTCAGGGATTAGATCTAAATTAGAGTCTGGAGTCTACAAGCGAGTTGCAGCTGCTATGATGCAGTAA
- a CDS encoding PLP-dependent cysteine synthase family protein, whose amino-acid sequence MTRNQGINHSILELVGETPLVQLNCITKDLKGTYYAKIEAFNPGHSAKDRIASYIIDKAERDGVLKVGDTIVETTSGNTGFSLAMISMVKGYKCILAVSSKSSQDKIDMLKTMGAEVHVCPANVPADDPRSYYEVAKRIHLETPGSIYINQYFNSLNSEAHYHSTGPEIWKQTKGQVTHVVVASGTGGTISGVGKYLKEMNPNIKVLGVDAYGSVLKKYHESGEFDENEIFPYKIEGLGKNLIPSATNFSVIDQYEKVTDKSSALTARRIVKLEGIFGGYTSGAVMQATLQYHDKELFDENSKVVLIFPDHGSRYMNKIYSDIWMRKHGFLEEVYKESAI is encoded by the coding sequence ATGACAAGAAATCAAGGGATTAATCATTCCATTTTGGAGTTGGTAGGTGAGACGCCATTAGTACAATTAAACTGTATAACCAAAGACTTAAAAGGAACCTATTATGCAAAAATTGAGGCCTTTAATCCAGGCCATTCAGCCAAAGATAGGATCGCGAGTTATATTATTGATAAAGCAGAACGAGATGGTGTTTTAAAGGTTGGTGATACCATTGTAGAAACCACCTCTGGTAATACTGGTTTTAGCTTGGCAATGATTAGTATGGTAAAAGGATATAAATGTATTTTAGCAGTGAGCTCTAAGTCATCTCAAGACAAAATAGACATGCTAAAAACGATGGGAGCAGAGGTGCACGTTTGTCCTGCAAATGTTCCTGCAGATGACCCTAGATCTTATTATGAGGTGGCCAAACGTATCCATTTAGAAACACCGGGTTCAATTTATATCAATCAATATTTTAATTCTTTAAATAGCGAAGCACATTACCACTCTACAGGACCAGAAATATGGAAGCAGACCAAAGGTCAAGTAACCCATGTAGTTGTTGCTAGTGGAACAGGAGGTACAATTTCTGGTGTTGGAAAATATTTAAAAGAAATGAACCCTAATATAAAAGTATTAGGTGTAGATGCTTATGGATCTGTGCTTAAAAAATATCACGAATCTGGAGAGTTTGATGAAAATGAGATTTTTCCTTATAAAATTGAAGGTCTTGGAAAGAATTTGATTCCATCTGCAACAAATTTTTCTGTAATCGATCAATATGAAAAGGTTACCGATAAATCTAGTGCATTAACAGCGAGAAGAATCGTAAAATTAGAAGGGATTTTTGGAGGGTATACCAGCGGTGCAGTTATGCAGGCTACTTTGCAATATCACGATAAAGAACTCTTTGACGAGAACAGTAAAGTTGTATTGATATTTCCAGATCATGGATCGAGGTATATGAATAAGATTTACAGTGATATTTGGATGCGCAAACACGGCTTTTTAGAAGAGGTGTATAAAGAAAGTGCTATTTGA
- a CDS encoding S9 family peptidase — protein sequence MKKIVFYTTAFSLIFASACKTDLMKNTELKAPIADKIPTNLEIHGDKRIDDYFWMRLTDAQKNADVKDDQTTKVIDYLNAENEYYQKITEDTKDFQTALFEEMKARIKEDDESVPYKKNGYYYISRFEKGDQYPIYTRKKGSLTAAEEIIFDVNKEAKGYDYFQMGGLTVSPDNSLVAFATDTVSRRQYFLRIKDLTTGKIYKDIIENTTGGSVWANDNKTLFYTKKNPKTLRSEKIFKHVLGTDSSEDVEVYHEKDETFNVTVSKSKSNAYIFIASYSTVSSEYRFLDANNPNDLPTIIQPRERNLEYSVSHFEDSFYILTNKDAALNFKLMKTPVLKTTKEHWVDVIPHREDTLLEDISIFKEYLVLEERTNGLNTIRIKRWDNTADYYLPFDEETYTADAYSNPDFDTHILRYSYNSMTTPSSVIDFNMKDHTKEVKKEQEVLGGNFDKNNYTSKRVWATARDGQKIAISLVYRKDTKLDKNTPLLQYGYGSYGYTVSDGFSTTRLSLLDRGFVWALAHVRGSEYLGRSWYEDGKLLHKKNTFTDFIDCSKHLIANNYTSEKHLYAMGGSAGGLLMGAIVNMNPELYNGILASVPFVDVISTMLDESIPLTTGEFDEWGNPKDKEYYEYIKSYSPYDQVKAQTYPHMLVTTGFHDSQVQYWEPAKWVAKLRALKTGSNILLLNTNMEAGHGGASGRFNALKETAEDYTFLLDLEGKVK from the coding sequence ATGAAGAAAATAGTTTTTTACACTACCGCTTTTAGCCTTATTTTTGCAAGCGCTTGTAAAACAGACTTAATGAAGAACACGGAACTCAAAGCACCGATAGCAGATAAAATACCCACAAATTTAGAAATTCACGGAGATAAAAGAATAGACGATTATTTTTGGATGCGTTTAACAGATGCACAAAAGAATGCAGATGTTAAGGATGATCAAACAACAAAAGTTATTGATTATCTAAATGCAGAAAATGAATATTATCAGAAAATAACAGAAGACACCAAAGATTTTCAAACGGCCTTATTTGAAGAAATGAAAGCCAGAATTAAGGAAGATGATGAATCTGTCCCATATAAGAAAAATGGTTATTATTATATTTCTCGCTTTGAAAAAGGAGATCAATACCCTATTTACACTCGAAAAAAAGGAAGCCTAACAGCTGCTGAAGAAATTATTTTTGATGTTAATAAAGAAGCCAAAGGCTACGATTATTTTCAGATGGGTGGCCTAACTGTTAGTCCAGATAATAGCTTGGTAGCTTTTGCGACTGATACAGTAAGTAGAAGGCAGTATTTTTTAAGAATTAAAGATTTAACTACCGGTAAAATCTATAAGGACATCATAGAAAATACTACAGGTGGATCTGTTTGGGCCAACGATAATAAAACCTTGTTTTACACCAAGAAAAACCCAAAAACACTGCGCAGTGAAAAGATTTTTAAACACGTATTGGGTACAGATAGTTCTGAAGATGTTGAGGTGTACCATGAAAAAGATGAAACCTTTAATGTTACTGTTTCAAAGTCAAAATCAAATGCTTATATATTTATAGCATCTTACAGTACTGTTTCTTCTGAATACAGGTTTTTAGACGCCAATAATCCAAATGATTTGCCTACCATAATTCAGCCTAGAGAGCGTAATTTAGAATACAGTGTTTCGCATTTCGAAGACTCATTTTATATTTTAACAAATAAAGATGCTGCTCTTAACTTTAAGTTGATGAAAACACCTGTTTTAAAAACAACTAAAGAGCATTGGGTTGATGTAATTCCTCACAGAGAAGACACGCTTTTAGAAGATATTTCAATTTTTAAAGAATACTTGGTTTTAGAAGAGCGCACCAATGGCTTAAACACCATCAGAATTAAACGTTGGGATAATACAGCCGATTACTACCTTCCATTTGATGAAGAAACCTATACCGCAGACGCCTATTCAAATCCTGATTTTGATACTCATATATTAAGGTATTCGTACAATTCTATGACAACTCCTAGTTCTGTCATTGATTTTAATATGAAAGATCATACCAAAGAAGTTAAAAAAGAGCAGGAAGTTTTAGGCGGTAATTTTGATAAAAATAATTATACCAGTAAACGTGTTTGGGCTACCGCAAGAGATGGTCAGAAAATTGCTATTTCTTTAGTGTATAGAAAAGACACCAAACTTGATAAAAACACACCATTGTTACAATATGGCTATGGTTCTTATGGGTATACAGTATCAGATGGATTCTCTACAACCCGTTTAAGTTTGTTAGACAGAGGTTTTGTATGGGCATTGGCTCATGTTAGAGGTAGTGAATATTTAGGAAGATCTTGGTATGAGGATGGTAAATTATTGCACAAAAAAAATACCTTTACAGATTTTATAGACTGTTCAAAACACTTAATAGCAAATAATTACACTTCAGAAAAGCACTTGTATGCTATGGGAGGTTCTGCAGGAGGCTTGTTAATGGGAGCCATAGTAAACATGAACCCTGAGTTGTATAACGGAATCCTTGCTTCTGTGCCATTTGTTGATGTTATTTCTACTATGTTGGATGAAAGCATTCCTTTAACTACAGGCGAGTTTGATGAGTGGGGAAATCCAAAAGACAAAGAATATTATGAATACATAAAAAGCTACTCACCGTATGATCAGGTAAAAGCACAAACCTATCCACACATGTTGGTAACGACGGGCTTTCATGATTCTCAAGTTCAATATTGGGAGCCTGCAAAATGGGTGGCTAAATTAAGAGCCTTAAAAACAGGGTCTAATATTTTGTTGTTAAACACCAATATGGAAGCTGGACACGGAGGAGCCTCTGGTCGTTTTAATGCACTTAAAGAAACAGCAGAAGATTATACTTTTCTCTTAGATCTAGAAGGGAAGGTAAAGTAG
- a CDS encoding YbaB/EbfC family nucleoid-associated protein, which yields MFGDMAGMMGKLKEAQEKVEATKTRLNSVLVDETGANEKLKITITANREIKKIEIDESLLTDKEELEDYLILTINKAIQKATAINDHELGMAAKSGMPSIPGMDLFK from the coding sequence ATGTTTGGAGATATGGCAGGAATGATGGGGAAACTTAAAGAGGCCCAAGAAAAAGTTGAAGCAACAAAAACAAGACTAAATTCGGTCTTAGTAGATGAGACTGGTGCTAATGAAAAATTAAAAATAACCATCACTGCAAATCGCGAGATTAAAAAAATTGAGATTGATGAGTCTTTATTAACTGATAAGGAAGAGTTAGAAGATTATTTAATTCTTACCATTAATAAGGCTATTCAAAAAGCGACAGCAATCAATGATCATGAATTGGGCATGGCGGCTAAAAGCGGAATGCCTTCAATCCCAGGAATGGATCTCTTTAAATAA
- a CDS encoding DUF2752 domain-containing protein, with protein MTLFQQLEDYMLPCINKKLFGVECFGCGFQRAFILLIQGDFYEAFKLYPAIYPLTFLGVFALANLKFKFKYGQKIIIALAILSILVIVLSYYIKIH; from the coding sequence TTGACACTTTTTCAGCAATTAGAAGATTATATGCTACCCTGCATCAACAAAAAACTCTTTGGAGTAGAATGTTTTGGCTGTGGTTTTCAACGAGCATTTATCTTGCTGATACAAGGAGACTTTTACGAAGCTTTTAAATTGTACCCAGCTATTTACCCACTTACTTTTTTAGGTGTATTTGCTCTTGCAAACCTAAAATTTAAATTTAAATACGGTCAAAAAATAATCATCGCTCTAGCCATACTTTCTATCTTGGTAATTGTGCTAAGCTATTATATCAAAATACATTAA
- a CDS encoding CCC motif membrane protein — protein MEKQPLQYSTLIYILAVLGLPLCCCAGFGILPSGIAYFIARSELKKFYTNPEIYSNQDNIYTGKIIALVVMIINALYLAYFFYMLYSIGWEALQDPALLQERLKGF, from the coding sequence ATGGAAAAACAACCTCTACAATACAGTACCTTAATCTATATTCTAGCTGTCTTGGGCTTGCCTTTATGCTGTTGTGCCGGTTTCGGTATTTTACCTTCTGGGATCGCTTATTTTATAGCGCGTTCTGAGTTAAAGAAGTTTTACACCAACCCAGAAATTTACTCAAATCAAGACAATATTTATACAGGTAAAATTATAGCCCTAGTGGTAATGATTATCAATGCTTTGTATTTGGCCTATTTTTTTTATATGCTGTACTCTATAGGTTGGGAAGCACTGCAAGACCCAGCTTTACTGCAAGAGCGTTTAAAAGGATTTTAA
- a CDS encoding DUF5362 family protein yields MEEHKGLDLKMSLNDASKAYLKETAKWSQFLAIVGFVGIGIMVIASFFMGIIFSALPNNEELPEDFGPYMTIVYLIMALIYFFPVLYLYKFSVKLKQSLQSQDEDVLSEAFLNLKSMFKFMGVLTILLIALYILIFLFGIIAVFIAM; encoded by the coding sequence ATGGAAGAGCACAAAGGTTTGGATTTAAAAATGTCATTAAATGATGCAAGTAAAGCGTATCTGAAAGAAACTGCAAAATGGTCGCAGTTTTTAGCAATCGTTGGTTTTGTTGGAATCGGTATTATGGTGATTGCCTCTTTTTTTATGGGCATAATTTTTAGTGCTTTGCCAAACAATGAAGAGTTGCCAGAAGATTTTGGACCATATATGACCATAGTGTATTTGATAATGGCACTTATATATTTTTTTCCAGTGCTCTATTTGTATAAGTTTTCAGTAAAACTAAAACAAAGTCTCCAAAGTCAAGATGAGGATGTTTTATCAGAAGCTTTTTTAAATTTAAAATCAATGTTTAAGTTTATGGGAGTCTTAACCATTCTGCTAATCGCTCTTTATATTTTGATCTTTTTGTTTGGAATTATAGCAGTGTTTATCGCTATGTAA
- the rocD gene encoding ornithine--oxo-acid transaminase gives MAVLSPKTSTEAIELENKYGAHNYHPLPVVLNKGEGVYVWDIEGKKYYDFLSAYSAVNQGHCHPKIVNAMISQAQTLSLTSRAFYNDMLGKYEKFATELFGFDKLLPMNTGAEAVETALKLSRKWAYEVKGIEENKAEIIVCENNFHGRTTTIISFSNDPVARKNFGPYTNGFIKIAYDNLQALEEALKSSKNIAAFLVEPIQGEAGVYVPSEGYLAAAKALCKKHNVLFIADEVQTGIARTGRMLAVDHEEVKPDILILGKALSGGAYPVSAVLADDAVMNVIKPGNHGSTFGGNPIAAAVAIAALEVVFDEKLAENAERLGIIFREELSAFAKENELVKSVRGKGLLNAVLINDTEESSTAWDICIQLRDNGLLAKPTHGNIIRFAPPLVMTEAQLRDCIEIIKTTIKNFKS, from the coding sequence ATGGCTGTTTTATCACCAAAAACATCAACAGAAGCAATCGAATTAGAAAACAAGTATGGCGCGCACAATTATCACCCATTACCAGTGGTATTAAATAAGGGAGAAGGCGTTTATGTGTGGGACATCGAAGGAAAAAAATACTATGATTTTTTATCGGCCTATTCTGCCGTTAACCAAGGTCATTGTCATCCAAAAATTGTGAATGCTATGATTTCACAAGCACAAACTTTAAGTCTTACTTCTAGAGCATTTTATAATGATATGCTAGGGAAGTATGAGAAGTTTGCAACTGAGCTTTTTGGATTTGATAAGTTATTGCCTATGAATACTGGGGCAGAAGCTGTTGAGACAGCTTTAAAACTATCTAGAAAATGGGCATATGAAGTAAAAGGAATCGAAGAAAACAAAGCAGAAATCATTGTTTGTGAGAACAACTTTCACGGTAGAACAACAACCATAATTTCTTTTTCAAACGATCCTGTTGCTCGTAAAAATTTTGGACCATACACCAATGGGTTTATTAAAATAGCCTATGATAATTTACAAGCTTTAGAAGAAGCTTTAAAGAGCAGTAAAAACATCGCTGCATTTTTAGTGGAACCTATCCAAGGTGAAGCTGGGGTTTATGTGCCATCTGAAGGATATTTAGCAGCTGCAAAAGCGCTGTGTAAAAAACACAATGTATTGTTTATTGCTGATGAAGTACAAACCGGAATCGCTCGTACAGGAAGAATGTTGGCAGTTGATCATGAAGAGGTAAAACCAGATATCTTAATTTTAGGAAAAGCGCTTTCTGGAGGTGCATATCCTGTTTCTGCAGTTTTAGCAGATGACGCTGTGATGAATGTTATTAAGCCAGGAAATCACGGTTCAACTTTTGGAGGGAATCCTATTGCTGCAGCAGTTGCAATTGCTGCTTTAGAGGTTGTTTTTGATGAGAAACTTGCAGAAAATGCAGAGCGATTGGGGATTATTTTTAGAGAAGAGCTATCAGCATTCGCAAAAGAAAACGAGCTTGTAAAGTCTGTTCGTGGTAAAGGCTTGTTAAATGCCGTTTTAATCAACGATACAGAAGAAAGCTCTACTGCTTGGGATATTTGTATACAACTTAGAGATAATGGTTTATTAGCAAAACCAACCCATGGTAATATCATTCGTTTTGCACCACCATTGGTGATGACAGAAGCACAGTTAAGAGACTGTATTGAGATTATCAAAACAACGATTAAAAATTTTAAGAGTTAG
- the rlmD gene encoding 23S rRNA (uracil(1939)-C(5))-methyltransferase RlmD, which produces MSRRNKRQVFENIEVIDAGARGKTIAKAPDGRVIFLTNTVPGDVVDIETGRKRKAYYEGKAIHFHKYSDKRTTPVCEHFEYCGGCKWQHMNYEDQLFYKEKEVTQNLSRIGHLELPEVTPILGCKEIYYYRNKMEFSFSANRWLTYEEIRSEDEVDSKNALGFHISGMWDKILDINSCHLQEDPSNSIRNSVKEFAIKNDISFFDPREQTGLLRTLMLRILSTGEIMVVLQFYSDDLEKRTLLLEYMATSFPEITSLQYVINGKANDTIYDQEVVLFKGRDHIFEEMEGLRFKINAKSFYQTNSAQAYELYKITRDFAGLSGSELVYDLYTGTGTIAQFVSKKAAKVVGVESVPEAIEDAKKNAELNKIDNCEFYVGDMKDVFTSEFIDLHGKPDVIITDPPRDGMHKKVVEQILSIAPKRIVYVSCNSATQARDLALMKEQYTIVKTQAVDMFPQTHHVENVVLLELTH; this is translated from the coding sequence ATGAGTAGACGAAACAAAAGACAGGTATTTGAAAATATAGAAGTCATTGATGCTGGAGCAAGAGGAAAAACCATTGCAAAAGCCCCTGATGGTCGTGTTATATTTTTAACCAACACCGTTCCTGGTGATGTGGTTGATATTGAGACAGGTAGAAAAAGAAAAGCTTACTATGAAGGTAAAGCTATCCATTTTCATAAATATTCTGACAAAAGAACAACTCCTGTTTGTGAACATTTTGAATATTGTGGTGGTTGCAAATGGCAACATATGAACTATGAAGATCAACTGTTTTACAAAGAAAAAGAAGTTACTCAAAACTTAAGCCGAATTGGACATCTAGAGCTTCCAGAGGTTACTCCTATCCTAGGTTGTAAAGAAATCTATTATTACAGAAATAAAATGGAGTTTTCTTTTTCAGCCAATCGTTGGTTGACCTATGAAGAAATTCGATCAGAAGATGAAGTAGATTCTAAGAACGCCTTGGGTTTTCACATTTCTGGAATGTGGGATAAAATATTAGACATTAACAGCTGTCACCTACAAGAAGATCCTTCTAACAGCATACGTAATTCTGTAAAAGAATTTGCCATTAAGAATGATATTTCATTTTTTGACCCTAGAGAACAAACGGGGCTTTTACGTACTTTGATGTTACGCATCCTTTCTACAGGAGAGATTATGGTGGTTCTGCAGTTTTACAGCGATGATCTTGAGAAAAGAACATTACTCTTAGAGTATATGGCTACTAGCTTTCCAGAAATCACCTCTTTACAATATGTAATTAACGGAAAAGCCAATGATACTATTTATGATCAAGAGGTTGTCTTATTTAAAGGCCGCGATCATATTTTTGAAGAAATGGAAGGACTTCGATTTAAAATCAATGCAAAATCGTTTTACCAAACAAATTCTGCTCAAGCCTATGAATTGTATAAAATTACTAGAGATTTTGCAGGTTTAAGCGGCTCTGAGTTGGTCTACGATTTGTATACAGGTACAGGAACAATTGCTCAATTTGTCTCTAAAAAGGCAGCCAAAGTAGTAGGTGTAGAATCTGTGCCAGAAGCCATAGAAGATGCAAAAAAGAATGCAGAACTCAATAAAATTGACAATTGTGAGTTTTATGTAGGAGACATGAAAGACGTGTTTACCTCAGAGTTTATCGATTTGCACGGAAAACCTGATGTAATCATTACAGACCCTCCTAGAGATGGAATGCACAAAAAGGTTGTCGAGCAAATTTTAAGCATCGCTCCTAAACGCATCGTGTATGTAAGTTGTAATTCTGCAACCCAAGCAAGAGACTTGGCCTTAATGAAAGAACAGTACACAATTGTTAAAACCCAAGCCGTAGACATGTTTCCACAGACACATCATGTAGAAAATGTTGTACTTTTGGAATTGACACATTAA
- a CDS encoding TlpA family protein disulfide reductase, translating to MKKFFYLLLLISSISACNEEKKSFYNPEMVTINGVIENFSKEDSIEDVKVYSYDFLTNDWAEEHQAIVDENGHFSLQFLSAYDQVLFFRFKQSSNLFVSPNSTLDLTFDAKAATKKEFLNSLRFTNELAKENELLKKYLLNDPLDYNELNTMMSSKTSPEEIQVYLSELYDQKKAPYIDNFIKENNPPKSIKNWLKIEKELKPIIDYLQYAVFHFRATSKETPYKDNFPKAFTDRIDNLPILTDKSFVNNDVYTTLPNYYNAYLGQYVQSKYQVPWVKADSIIYSKEIFSFKNNPAFIRILYFDRLNNSLKNNDLSFYNTHQKTIDSLFKNTVYEKAIQEKYTSTKNLIESPQLPENTELLEFSSDDATTFLDEIIKNANGKVIYIDNWATWCSPCKEQFKNATPQLKEKFSEDVEFVYLCHLSDKNLYLPTISQYKVQGKHYFITDEQNKVLTKLLNITGYPTYNLINKKGEIVHSGFQFRPSETITTKLLTALIKE from the coding sequence ATGAAAAAGTTCTTCTATTTACTTCTACTCATTAGCAGTATCTCTGCTTGTAATGAAGAGAAAAAATCATTTTATAATCCAGAAATGGTTACTATTAATGGAGTGATAGAAAACTTTTCTAAAGAAGATTCTATAGAGGATGTAAAAGTATATTCCTATGATTTTTTAACCAATGATTGGGCAGAAGAACACCAAGCAATTGTAGACGAAAATGGTCATTTTTCACTACAATTTTTAAGCGCTTATGACCAGGTATTGTTTTTTAGATTTAAACAATCTTCGAATCTTTTTGTGTCACCAAACAGTACTTTAGACCTAACTTTTGATGCCAAAGCGGCAACTAAAAAAGAGTTTTTAAATTCTTTGCGTTTTACAAATGAGTTGGCCAAGGAAAATGAGCTACTCAAAAAGTATCTGCTAAATGATCCTTTGGATTATAATGAGCTAAACACCATGATGTCTTCAAAGACAAGCCCTGAAGAAATTCAAGTGTATTTGTCTGAGCTGTACGATCAAAAGAAGGCACCCTATATTGATAACTTTATCAAAGAAAACAATCCGCCAAAAAGCATTAAAAATTGGCTTAAAATAGAAAAAGAACTCAAGCCTATTATTGATTATTTGCAATACGCTGTGTTTCATTTTAGAGCCACCTCAAAAGAGACTCCATATAAAGACAATTTTCCAAAAGCTTTTACAGACAGAATTGACAATCTTCCTATCTTAACAGATAAAAGCTTTGTCAATAATGATGTGTACACAACCTTGCCCAATTATTACAATGCGTATTTGGGTCAGTATGTACAAAGCAAATACCAAGTTCCCTGGGTAAAAGCAGATTCAATTATTTATTCTAAAGAGATTTTTAGCTTTAAAAACAACCCTGCTTTTATACGGATATTGTATTTTGATCGCTTAAACAATTCATTAAAAAATAATGATTTAAGTTTTTACAATACACATCAAAAAACCATAGATAGCCTCTTTAAAAACACCGTATATGAAAAGGCGATTCAAGAAAAATACACAAGCACTAAGAACTTAATAGAAAGTCCTCAGCTACCTGAGAATACAGAATTGTTAGAGTTTTCTTCTGATGATGCGACCACTTTTTTAGACGAAATCATCAAAAATGCCAACGGCAAAGTAATTTACATTGACAACTGGGCAACCTGGTGTAGTCCGTGTAAAGAACAGTTTAAAAACGCGACTCCACAATTAAAAGAGAAATTTTCTGAAGATGTAGAATTTGTGTACTTATGCCATCTGTCTGATAAAAACTTATACCTTCCAACCATCTCTCAATACAAGGTGCAAGGGAAGCATTATTTTATTACCGATGAGCAAAATAAAGTGCTAACAAAACTATTAAATATTACAGGTTATCCAACCTATAATCTCATCAACAAAAAAGGAGAAATTGTACATTCGGGTTTTCAATTTAGACCTAGTGAAACCATCACTACAAAACTATTAACAGCGCTTATAAAAGAATAA